The following coding sequences are from one Thermocrinis jamiesonii window:
- a CDS encoding sigma-70 family RNA polymerase sigma factor, with translation MNKDIKKELVLKYLPLVKSLAHRIHRHLPDTVDVNDLIGQGILAVLESAQRLDNTKNPEAYLKLRIKGAIYDYLRSLDFGSKSLRKREKEIKQTLERLTQELGREPTDDELISALGEKPETFYSDLQKISASYILSLDDIFREGRSYEEVLSAKLGSPEENVMEADLKEKIISAIKRLEQREQLVLQLLFYEEIPAKEVAKLLGVSTARISQIKESAINKLREMLKDVV, from the coding sequence ATGAATAAAGACATAAAAAAAGAACTCGTATTAAAGTATTTGCCTTTGGTAAAATCCTTAGCGCACAGAATACACAGGCATTTACCAGATACTGTTGATGTAAATGACCTCATAGGGCAGGGTATTCTGGCAGTTTTAGAATCTGCCCAAAGGCTGGATAATACCAAAAATCCAGAGGCCTATTTAAAGCTTAGGATTAAAGGAGCCATATACGATTACTTGCGAAGCTTAGATTTTGGGAGTAAGTCGCTTAGAAAAAGGGAAAAGGAAATAAAACAAACCTTAGAAAGACTCACGCAGGAGTTGGGTAGAGAGCCCACGGATGATGAGCTTATAAGTGCTTTGGGAGAAAAACCAGAAACCTTTTACTCTGACCTTCAGAAAATATCCGCATCATACATTCTATCCTTAGATGATATATTCAGGGAAGGAAGAAGTTACGAAGAGGTGCTTTCTGCAAAATTAGGATCTCCGGAAGAGAATGTAATGGAAGCGGACCTAAAGGAAAAGATAATTTCTGCAATAAAACGCTTGGAACAAAGGGAACAGCTTGTTCTACAACTTCTATTCTACGAAGAAATTCCAGCCAAAGAGGTGGCAAAGCTTTTAGGTGTATCTACTGCCAGAATATCTCAAATAAAGGAGAGTGCCATAAACAAGCTTAGGGAAATGTTGAAAGATGTGGTATAA
- a CDS encoding heavy metal translocating P-type ATPase, with protein MKASLTVSGMTCANCAKAIELSLKRLHGVLDVKVSFELGRVWVEFDEDILSLESIKETIESLGYQVEKEKIKDYSLIILAFCWTASAVVMFLMFFQTEFNYPLQALLSTLVQIVGGYGLYRSAYHSLKAKIGNMDLLISLGSTAALFYSYLALLNIIPEEPLFETSMLLITFVRTGKFLEGRAKKKATESLRKLFGLQTLKVRVLKEKEEEKSVYEVFVGDRIVLRSGDMIPLDSRLVEGKLSVDESMITGESMPVVKEVGDELISGSLVINGYCIARVEKTFSRSYASLLIKLLEKALLEKPRIHRIADKVSHYFVQFVIGLSFLVFLFWFLKTGDFQKAITFSLAVLVISCPCAFGIAVPLAITVGLNRAYRKGVLIKKPEAFEKRIDILLMDKTGTITEGKPKVSKTNISQEHLDIAYSLSLKSNHPYSVAIREYCKSLGAKEVPLQNCKEEVGVGVLCDGYMLGRGEGGKTVLAKDGKTLAEFHFEENIREGVREVLEFLKKRKIEVILVSGDEEERVKKVSELLGIEKWYAKMKPEQKLSILSELQSKGYKVGMVGDGINDAPVLAKADLSFAIGSGTDVAKFSTDIVLNSGFVGLKEFFALSEVVRKRIKENLLWAFGYNILAIPIASGVFYPHFFIKPEFAGLLMALSSLSVVINSLRK; from the coding sequence ATGAAAGCCAGTTTGACTGTTTCTGGTATGACATGTGCCAACTGTGCGAAGGCCATAGAGCTATCTCTTAAAAGACTTCACGGTGTTTTGGACGTTAAAGTGTCCTTTGAACTTGGTAGGGTTTGGGTAGAGTTTGACGAGGATATTTTGAGCTTGGAGAGCATAAAAGAAACCATAGAATCTCTTGGCTATCAAGTGGAAAAAGAGAAAATAAAAGATTACAGTCTAATCATACTTGCTTTTTGTTGGACAGCAAGTGCGGTAGTAATGTTTCTTATGTTTTTCCAAACAGAATTTAACTATCCTTTACAAGCACTGCTTTCAACCCTTGTGCAAATAGTTGGGGGATACGGACTTTACAGATCCGCCTATCACTCTTTGAAAGCAAAGATCGGAAACATGGACTTGCTCATATCCCTTGGAAGCACTGCTGCCCTCTTTTACAGCTATTTAGCCCTTTTAAACATAATACCGGAAGAGCCTCTTTTTGAAACTTCCATGCTACTTATTACCTTTGTTAGAACTGGAAAATTTTTGGAAGGGAGGGCAAAGAAGAAGGCTACAGAAAGTTTGAGGAAGCTTTTTGGCTTGCAAACTCTTAAAGTGAGGGTGCTAAAAGAGAAAGAAGAGGAAAAGAGTGTGTATGAAGTGTTTGTAGGGGACAGGATAGTGCTCAGAAGTGGGGACATGATTCCTTTGGACAGCAGGCTCGTGGAAGGAAAGCTAAGCGTTGATGAGTCAATGATAACCGGAGAAAGTATGCCCGTTGTGAAAGAGGTAGGAGATGAGTTAATCTCTGGTAGTCTTGTGATAAATGGATACTGTATTGCGAGAGTAGAAAAGACCTTTTCAAGAAGTTACGCCTCTCTTTTGATAAAGCTCTTGGAAAAGGCCCTTTTGGAAAAACCAAGAATACACCGAATAGCGGATAAGGTTTCACATTACTTTGTCCAGTTTGTTATTGGTCTTTCTTTTCTTGTATTTTTGTTTTGGTTTTTGAAAACTGGTGACTTTCAGAAGGCTATAACCTTTTCCTTAGCGGTTTTGGTAATTTCTTGCCCCTGTGCCTTTGGCATAGCGGTGCCTCTTGCGATAACAGTTGGGTTAAACAGAGCTTACAGGAAAGGTGTGCTCATCAAAAAGCCAGAAGCCTTTGAAAAAAGGATAGACATACTTCTTATGGACAAAACCGGAACCATTACCGAAGGGAAACCAAAGGTAAGCAAAACAAACATTTCCCAAGAGCATTTAGACATTGCATACAGCCTATCTTTAAAGTCTAATCATCCATACTCGGTAGCCATAAGGGAGTATTGTAAAAGCTTGGGAGCTAAGGAGGTTCCCTTGCAAAACTGCAAAGAAGAAGTGGGCGTGGGGGTCTTGTGTGATGGATACATGCTTGGAAGAGGGGAAGGAGGAAAAACTGTGTTAGCCAAAGATGGCAAAACCTTAGCGGAATTTCACTTTGAGGAAAACATAAGGGAAGGGGTAAGGGAAGTTTTGGAATTTCTGAAGAAGAGAAAAATTGAGGTAATTCTGGTAAGTGGGGATGAGGAGGAAAGGGTAAAAAAGGTGTCAGAGCTTCTTGGAATAGAAAAATGGTATGCTAAGATGAAGCCCGAACAAAAGCTTAGCATACTTTCTGAACTACAAAGCAAGGGATACAAGGTAGGTATGGTGGGAGATGGTATAAACGATGCCCCTGTGCTTGCAAAGGCTGACCTGTCTTTTGCAATAGGTTCTGGTACAGATGTGGCAAAGTTTTCCACAGACATAGTGCTAAACTCAGGCTTTGTGGGTTTAAAAGAATTTTTTGCACTAAGTGAGGTGGTAAGAAAAAGAATAAAGGAAAACCTCCTTTGGGCTTTCGGATACAACATACTGGCTATTCCTATCGCAAGCGGTGTATTTTATCCACACTTTTTTATAAAGCCTGAGTTTGCAGGCTTGCTTATGGCTCTCTCTTCTTTAAGCGTTGTCATAAACTCTCTGCGTAAGTAG
- a CDS encoding permease has protein sequence MELLKNFYSYLAEIIPFFILAVFISALLKTTVKPSLFLKILSNRVYAPVLTALLGGVMPLCSCSMIPLANFINSYSKGYGPVIAFLVTAPTLSPVILLLTYGLFGWEVSLYRLFASLFFALSLGLIADYVHKKPITLRLSSHTEKPKKISTFFEGLKDQLPVVKYLLIGIFIASIMKTYIPPQLTASISQSPLVYPLISLVAIPIYVCSGEDVVLGKAILDVGFTTGQAMTFMLSSSGVCLPTIFAVMSFLPKRIVVLYTTGWFLFSIVTGFAYDILFYK, from the coding sequence ATGGAACTTTTAAAAAATTTTTACTCCTACTTGGCTGAAATAATCCCCTTTTTCATACTGGCTGTCTTCATAAGTGCCCTACTTAAAACCACAGTAAAACCTTCTTTGTTTTTGAAGATCCTGTCCAACAGAGTGTATGCTCCCGTATTGACTGCCCTATTGGGTGGAGTTATGCCTTTGTGCTCTTGCTCTATGATACCCTTGGCAAATTTTATAAACAGCTATTCTAAGGGTTATGGGCCGGTTATTGCCTTTCTTGTAACCGCTCCAACCCTTTCGCCTGTTATATTACTCTTAACTTACGGTTTGTTTGGATGGGAGGTGTCCCTTTACAGGCTGTTTGCTTCCCTCTTTTTTGCTCTGTCTTTGGGCTTAATTGCAGATTATGTGCATAAAAAACCCATAACTTTAAGGCTAAGTAGCCACACTGAAAAACCTAAAAAGATATCTACGTTTTTTGAAGGTTTGAAGGACCAACTACCCGTGGTTAAGTATCTGCTCATTGGAATATTCATAGCCTCAATCATGAAAACTTACATACCTCCCCAGCTTACTGCCAGCATCTCCCAAAGTCCGCTTGTTTATCCTCTTATATCCTTAGTAGCAATACCGATCTACGTGTGCTCTGGAGAGGATGTAGTTTTGGGGAAAGCTATCTTAGATGTAGGATTTACCACAGGCCAAGCTATGACCTTTATGCTATCAAGCAGTGGTGTTTGTTTACCAACAATCTTTGCGGTTATGTCTTTTCTCCCAAAGAGAATAGTTGTGCTCTATACCACAGGATGGTTTTTGTTTTCTATCGTGACCGGTTTTGCTTACGATATACTTTTCTATAAATAA
- a CDS encoding roadblock/LC7 domain-containing protein — translation MDRYSQVLQELIRNTGLEGASLVSADGLPISSVLKPGMEEDRIAAMSAAILSLGERVAEELAKGHLEQITIKGQNGYVIMTGVGSDAVMVVLADNNAKLGLLLMEIKKAQEKIKALL, via the coding sequence ATGGACAGATATTCACAAGTTCTTCAGGAGCTAATAAGAAACACGGGGCTTGAAGGTGCTTCCTTAGTTTCCGCAGACGGTTTGCCTATATCTTCAGTTCTAAAACCTGGTATGGAAGAAGATAGGATAGCTGCTATGAGCGCCGCTATTCTATCCTTAGGTGAAAGGGTGGCAGAAGAGCTGGCTAAGGGACATCTTGAGCAGATAACCATAAAGGGGCAGAATGGGTATGTAATAATGACCGGAGTTGGTTCAGATGCGGTTATGGTGGTGTTAGCGGACAATAATGCTAAATTGGGGCTTTTGTTAATGGAAATAAAAAAAGCTCAAGAAAAAATAAAAGCCTTGCTATAA
- a CDS encoding DUF4388 domain-containing protein, with product MALTGDLSTFNFVDIFQIIGRDKKSGILFVEWKDLTCAYYVKDGEFIFSRPVDKVYRVYADKDFDLLLNKLRMGPESLPRTVERFLISRLGMKEGIFSFTPGFIKYGSDYPVEYPIEHLIVLASRHLAPQEVQRKISDDMLLFERIPGTEEILSKAKINKFEERVLSLVNGNKTVFEIRQSAGLESLVVDRALYAFLALGLIRRKKKEVKPKQANITLELLTKIIERIKGL from the coding sequence ATGGCCCTAACCGGAGATCTAAGCACTTTTAACTTTGTGGATATATTCCAAATCATTGGAAGAGATAAAAAGAGTGGTATTCTTTTCGTAGAATGGAAAGACCTAACCTGTGCATATTACGTAAAGGACGGTGAGTTTATCTTTTCCAGACCTGTGGATAAGGTTTACAGAGTATATGCAGACAAAGACTTTGACCTATTGCTGAACAAACTGCGTATGGGTCCAGAAAGCTTACCCAGGACTGTGGAGCGGTTCTTAATATCCAGGCTTGGTATGAAAGAAGGTATATTTTCTTTTACACCGGGATTTATAAAGTATGGCTCGGACTATCCTGTTGAGTATCCTATAGAACACCTTATTGTTCTTGCCTCTAGGCATCTGGCTCCGCAGGAGGTTCAACGTAAAATATCTGACGACATGCTGCTTTTTGAAAGGATCCCGGGCACAGAGGAGATTCTGTCTAAGGCTAAAATAAACAAGTTTGAAGAGCGCGTTCTTTCGCTCGTAAACGGTAATAAAACTGTTTTCGAAATAAGACAATCCGCAGGGTTGGAAAGTTTGGTGGTAGATAGAGCTTTGTATGCTTTTCTAGCCCTTGGTCTTATAAGGCGTAAGAAAAAAGAAGTTAAGCCAAAACAGGCTAACATAACCCTTGAGCTTCTCACAAAAATAATAGAGAGAATAAAGGGCTTGTGA
- a CDS encoding GTP-binding protein, which yields MKTIKKIKIVVAGPFAAGKTQFINTVSEIKTVKTERRTQQPSEKSVKDYTTVAMDFGKIRIDDEHELYLFGTPGQFRFDFMWEILGEGALGIIILVDSTDPSTFHEARKIINFFQSRFPVPMVVGANKQDLPNAWSPRDVMIALDISEEEGIPVIPVSAIDKESVKKALLTLLEIVKSNLTS from the coding sequence ATGAAGACAATAAAGAAGATAAAAATAGTTGTAGCTGGGCCTTTTGCCGCAGGAAAAACTCAGTTTATAAACACAGTAAGTGAGATAAAGACTGTAAAGACTGAAAGAAGGACCCAGCAACCAAGTGAGAAGTCTGTTAAGGATTATACTACAGTTGCGATGGACTTTGGTAAAATACGCATAGATGATGAGCACGAACTGTATCTTTTTGGAACGCCTGGTCAATTCAGATTTGACTTTATGTGGGAGATCTTAGGGGAAGGAGCACTTGGAATAATTATCTTAGTGGACAGCACAGATCCGTCTACGTTCCACGAAGCTAGAAAAATAATAAACTTCTTCCAGTCCAGGTTTCCCGTGCCTATGGTTGTAGGAGCTAACAAGCAGGATCTACCCAACGCCTGGAGCCCAAGGGATGTTATGATCGCATTGGACATAAGCGAAGAAGAAGGCATTCCCGTTATTCCCGTATCGGCTATAGATAAAGAAAGCGTAAAAAAGGCTCTTTTAACTTTGCTTGAAATAGTTAAATCTAATTTGACTAGTTAG
- the argC gene encoding N-acetyl-gamma-glutamyl-phosphate reductase → MEQEIRVAVYGATGYTGIELIKILLRHPKVKIVALTSHSHAGKKIAEVFPFFEESLGNLVLTQDVEEEYDLAFLCLPHENSLELVPKLLNQGKKVIDLSGAYRVKRPEIYPEYYGFEHGYPDILKKAVYGLPEIYRKLIKDAQLIANPGCYPTSVLLALYPLLKEKIKVEKVVVTSLSGVSGAGRKPVQHFHFPEMFGDFFAYSLHKHRHVPEMEAVIQEIGGVSIFLRFSPVVVPVSRGMLSSISIFCEKVEPKELYTEVYKDEKFVKIVSEPPHIKYVLGTNLCLIHPIWDSRSNCLQVISVIDNLGKGASSQAVQNFNIMMGLEEDIALDSMPNFP, encoded by the coding sequence ATGGAGCAAGAGATAAGGGTTGCGGTCTATGGAGCTACCGGATACACCGGTATAGAGCTAATAAAGATTCTTCTTAGGCATCCGAAGGTAAAGATAGTTGCCCTTACCTCCCACTCTCACGCAGGAAAGAAAATAGCAGAGGTCTTTCCTTTTTTTGAAGAATCCTTAGGTAATTTAGTGCTTACTCAAGATGTTGAAGAAGAATACGACTTGGCTTTTCTATGTTTGCCACACGAAAATTCCCTTGAACTTGTGCCAAAGCTTTTAAATCAAGGTAAAAAGGTTATAGACCTCTCGGGTGCTTATAGAGTAAAGCGCCCGGAAATATATCCAGAATACTATGGCTTTGAGCATGGATATCCGGATATTTTGAAAAAAGCTGTGTATGGACTGCCAGAAATATACAGAAAACTTATAAAAGACGCTCAGCTAATAGCAAATCCTGGATGTTATCCTACCTCTGTTCTGTTGGCACTGTATCCCCTCCTCAAGGAGAAGATAAAGGTTGAAAAAGTAGTTGTTACGTCCCTTTCTGGTGTCTCTGGTGCTGGAAGAAAACCAGTTCAGCATTTTCACTTTCCCGAAATGTTTGGCGATTTTTTTGCTTACTCTTTACACAAGCACCGACACGTGCCAGAAATGGAAGCCGTGATTCAGGAAATTGGGGGAGTAAGTATCTTTTTAAGGTTCTCTCCCGTAGTTGTACCCGTCTCAAGAGGAATGCTATCGAGTATCTCTATCTTTTGTGAGAAGGTTGAACCAAAAGAACTCTACACAGAAGTGTATAAGGATGAAAAGTTTGTAAAGATAGTTTCTGAACCCCCTCATATAAAGTATGTCTTGGGCACAAACCTATGTCTTATACACCCAATCTGGGACAGTAGGTCTAACTGTCTGCAGGTTATATCCGTTATAGACAATTTGGGTAAAGGTGCATCATCACAAGCGGTGCAAAACTTTAACATCATGATGGGCTTGGAGGAGGATATAGCCTTAGACTCAATGCCAAATTTTCCATAA
- the rpsI gene encoding 30S ribosomal protein S9 codes for MIRQLKDFKITPDNSFYGTGRRKESIARVWLVKDTDKQIVKAKNSQKEFYLKDYVQRETLYYKVLYPLRLTGLEGKFGIYATVEGGGISSQAEAIMYGIAKAILKYNPELRQTLKKAGLLTRDAREKERKKYGLMKARKGYRWSKR; via the coding sequence ATGATAAGGCAGTTAAAAGACTTTAAAATAACTCCTGACAACTCTTTTTACGGCACAGGAAGAAGGAAAGAAAGCATTGCAAGGGTTTGGTTGGTAAAGGACACAGACAAACAGATAGTAAAGGCAAAAAACAGTCAAAAGGAATTCTATTTGAAAGACTACGTTCAAAGGGAGACCCTATACTACAAAGTGCTGTATCCTTTAAGACTTACGGGTCTTGAAGGAAAGTTTGGTATATACGCTACGGTAGAAGGCGGTGGTATATCCTCTCAAGCTGAAGCCATAATGTATGGTATAGCCAAAGCTATTCTAAAATACAATCCAGAGTTGAGGCAAACGCTTAAGAAAGCTGGTCTCTTAACAAGAGATGCAAGGGAAAAAGAACGCAAGAAGTATGGCTTGATGAAAGCAAGAAAAGGATATAGATGGAGCAAGAGATAA
- the rplM gene encoding 50S ribosomal protein L13, whose translation MKTYRIRPEDVVRNWWVVDAEGKILGRLASQIAKILIGKHKPYYQPDVDCGDFVVVVNAEKIRVTGNKLEKKVYNFHTNYPGGHKVRTLKWMLENKPEEVIRLAVKRMLPKNKLGHRMLKRLKIVIGPDHPYQAQKPQKLEVEG comes from the coding sequence ATGAAGACATACAGGATAAGACCTGAAGATGTGGTGCGGAATTGGTGGGTTGTGGATGCAGAAGGAAAAATATTGGGTAGGCTTGCGAGCCAGATTGCAAAGATCTTGATAGGGAAGCACAAGCCCTACTACCAACCGGACGTAGATTGCGGGGATTTTGTGGTAGTTGTAAATGCAGAAAAGATTAGAGTTACTGGGAATAAGCTGGAAAAGAAGGTGTATAACTTTCACACCAACTACCCTGGGGGGCATAAAGTAAGGACCTTGAAATGGATGCTGGAAAACAAACCAGAGGAAGTTATCAGGTTGGCGGTTAAAAGAATGTTACCAAAAAACAAACTTGGACATAGGATGCTCAAAAGACTAAAGATAGTCATAGGACCCGATCATCCATACCAAGCTCAAAAACCGCAAAAGTTGGAGGTTGAAGGATGA
- the bioD gene encoding dethiobiotin synthase, with translation MKRKSVLITATDTGVGKTFISYNIVLTLKEMGIRVGYFKPVETDVKDVPADGSLLCSITGQDLEEAVPIRYSLPLSPYAGILEEGKDFSLDALKEQYLKLLERYDFLVVEGAGGIAVPIKRDYNYADLAKDWGLDIIIVSRAGLGTINHTYLTYFYAISKGLNVLGIVMNGFEGRDVSERTNPIIVEELTGIKPIKVPKVEGLVLDRSVREKLVTLATNL, from the coding sequence ATGAAAAGGAAGAGCGTGCTGATTACCGCCACAGACACCGGAGTGGGAAAAACCTTTATATCTTACAACATCGTGCTTACGCTAAAAGAAATGGGTATTAGGGTAGGTTATTTTAAGCCTGTGGAGACGGATGTAAAGGATGTGCCTGCAGATGGTTCTCTTTTGTGCAGTATTACCGGCCAGGATTTGGAGGAAGCGGTTCCCATAAGATACAGCTTGCCCCTTTCCCCCTACGCCGGCATACTGGAGGAGGGTAAGGACTTTTCCTTAGATGCTTTGAAAGAACAATATTTAAAACTTTTGGAAAGGTATGATTTTTTGGTGGTGGAAGGTGCTGGTGGTATAGCTGTGCCCATAAAGAGGGATTATAACTACGCGGATTTAGCTAAGGATTGGGGGCTTGACATAATAATAGTTTCCCGTGCAGGCCTTGGCACCATAAATCACACTTATCTTACTTACTTCTATGCGATAAGCAAAGGCTTAAATGTTTTGGGTATTGTGATGAACGGTTTTGAAGGTAGGGATGTGTCCGAAAGAACTAACCCCATTATAGTGGAAGAGCTAACCGGTATAAAACCTATCAAAGTTCCCAAAGTGGAAGGTTTAGTTCTTGACCGCTCTGTCAGAGAAAAGCTTGTTACCCTTGCAACTAATCTTTAG
- the sppA gene encoding signal peptide peptidase SppA, translated as MLLMLGLLANLFSRIPVGDRIAILRIDGIILNAEPIVRKLEALRKDKSVKALVIRAESPGGSVGASQEIYRALERFKETGKPVVVSMGNVCASGCFYISMVGDYIYANPGTITGSIGVIVQHTSLKDLLSKLGIKTTSIKTGKFKDTLSPTKELTEEEIAYLQALINKAYEQFIQAILKYRKEIDPSKLREVADGRVFNGEDAYNLRLVDGIGGLQDAIDKAQALAKIEKPRIFYIEESKSLLRRLFENRLSLEFESQSPLMIYYILQ; from the coding sequence ATGCTACTGATGCTTGGCCTTTTAGCAAACTTATTTTCTCGCATACCCGTAGGAGACAGAATAGCCATCTTAAGGATAGATGGGATAATTTTAAATGCGGAACCTATAGTTCGTAAGCTGGAAGCTTTAAGAAAAGATAAAAGTGTTAAAGCCTTAGTAATCAGAGCAGAAAGTCCGGGCGGTTCAGTGGGCGCTTCCCAAGAAATATACAGAGCGCTGGAACGCTTCAAAGAAACGGGCAAACCCGTAGTGGTCTCTATGGGAAACGTGTGTGCCTCTGGATGCTTTTACATATCAATGGTAGGAGACTACATCTATGCTAACCCCGGCACCATAACTGGAAGCATAGGCGTTATAGTTCAGCACACCAGTTTAAAGGACTTGCTCAGCAAGTTAGGAATAAAAACCACATCCATAAAAACGGGAAAGTTCAAAGATACCCTATCTCCCACAAAAGAGCTGACAGAAGAAGAAATAGCATACCTTCAGGCACTTATAAACAAAGCCTACGAGCAGTTTATACAGGCTATACTAAAGTACAGGAAAGAAATTGACCCCTCCAAACTGAGGGAAGTTGCAGACGGTAGAGTCTTTAACGGAGAGGATGCTTATAACCTAAGGCTGGTGGATGGAATAGGAGGATTGCAAGATGCCATAGACAAAGCGCAAGCTTTGGCAAAGATTGAAAAGCCAAGGATATTTTACATAGAAGAGTCCAAAAGCCTTTTAAGGAGACTCTTTGAAAATCGCCTAAGCTTAGAATTTGAATCTCAGTCTCCTCTGATGATCTACTACATTCTCCAATGA
- the uvrC gene encoding excinuclease ABC subunit UvrC has product MLELIRSAPQACGVYLFKKGNKVLYVGKAKNIRERLLQHYKQAQENLKERSIVSNSDSVDWIITKNEYEALVLEVDLIQLHKPKYNVLHKYGGGYPLIVITEDRFPTVKVVRGAQCEGKAFGPFFTAKKAYKVKRLIHKLFKLRTCDPMPTRKEPCMDYHLGLCSGPCAGLIKEKDYMLSVRSAQSLLSGQVSEVLPELYQKLEEYMRNLEFEKCAVLRDQIRSLEKLSLGQNVSGLTYKNADVFYKMGRMLGLFLIRSSKLVDKDVLILEGEEEVEEVIVGFYYSNPIPETILLNFELSEEVQNWLLQKGKPTFLFGIEENLEKLIKENLGHFVPYEVLREEFVKVLRITAPSRIEGFDVSHFYGNYTVASCVVWEEGAMNKRRYRRYRIKTVEKIDDYASLEEVLTRRAIRLKEGKDPMPDLWLIDGGLAHLTVATKVRDRYNLPIKVLSLAKGEEILYTEFGDKIPLKDHPILYRVFGQIRDEAHRFALSYNRKLRLKEGLKDVLSKIKGIGEVKRRIIYNNFENLYELLKAEEGYLRRLGINPSIKQEIEKYIS; this is encoded by the coding sequence ATGCTTGAGCTTATAAGAAGTGCGCCACAAGCTTGTGGTGTTTATCTGTTCAAAAAGGGCAACAAGGTCCTTTATGTAGGAAAGGCTAAAAACATAAGAGAAAGACTTTTGCAACACTACAAGCAAGCTCAAGAAAACCTAAAGGAAAGGTCCATAGTCAGCAATTCTGACAGCGTGGATTGGATAATAACAAAAAACGAATACGAAGCTTTAGTCTTGGAGGTTGACCTAATCCAGCTTCATAAACCAAAGTATAATGTGCTTCATAAATACGGTGGAGGTTATCCACTAATAGTTATTACAGAAGACCGATTTCCTACGGTAAAGGTGGTTAGAGGTGCGCAGTGTGAGGGGAAGGCCTTTGGTCCCTTCTTTACAGCCAAAAAGGCTTACAAGGTAAAAAGACTGATCCACAAACTTTTTAAACTTCGCACATGCGATCCTATGCCCACAAGGAAGGAACCCTGTATGGATTACCACTTAGGACTTTGCAGTGGACCTTGTGCAGGTTTGATAAAAGAAAAGGATTACATGCTTTCCGTTAGGTCTGCCCAATCTTTGCTCTCTGGACAAGTTTCTGAGGTCCTTCCAGAGCTTTACCAAAAGTTGGAAGAATATATGAGAAATCTTGAATTTGAAAAGTGTGCAGTTTTAAGAGACCAAATAAGGTCCTTAGAAAAGCTTTCCTTAGGTCAAAACGTCAGCGGTTTGACTTACAAAAATGCAGACGTGTTTTACAAAATGGGGAGAATGTTAGGACTGTTCTTAATAAGGTCCTCTAAGCTTGTGGATAAAGATGTTCTTATACTGGAAGGAGAGGAAGAGGTAGAGGAGGTAATAGTCGGCTTTTATTACTCCAACCCTATTCCAGAAACCATCCTTCTGAACTTTGAGTTATCGGAAGAAGTTCAAAACTGGCTTTTGCAAAAGGGTAAGCCCACCTTCCTGTTTGGCATAGAGGAGAACCTTGAAAAGCTTATTAAAGAAAACCTCGGACACTTTGTCCCCTACGAAGTTCTGAGAGAGGAGTTTGTAAAGGTGTTAAGAATTACTGCCCCCAGTAGGATAGAGGGTTTTGATGTTTCCCACTTTTATGGGAACTACACTGTAGCTTCCTGTGTGGTGTGGGAAGAGGGAGCAATGAACAAAAGAAGATACAGAAGGTACCGTATAAAAACCGTTGAAAAAATAGATGATTATGCTTCCTTAGAGGAGGTTTTAACCAGAAGGGCGATAAGGTTGAAGGAAGGGAAAGATCCTATGCCAGACCTGTGGCTTATAGACGGAGGCTTGGCACATCTTACAGTAGCAACAAAAGTAAGGGATAGATACAATCTTCCCATTAAAGTTTTATCTTTGGCAAAGGGAGAGGAGATCCTATATACAGAGTTTGGAGACAAGATACCCTTAAAAGACCATCCGATCCTTTATAGAGTTTTTGGGCAAATTAGGGACGAAGCCCACCGCTTTGCCCTTTCCTACAACAGAAAGCTGAGACTAAAAGAAGGACTAAAGGACGTGCTTAGTAAAATAAAAGGTATAGGGGAGGTAAAAAGGAGGATCATTTACAACAACTTTGAAAACCTCTATGAGCTTTTAAAGGCAGAGGAGGGGTATCTCAGAAGACTTGGCATAAACCCCTCCATAAAGCAGGAGATAGAAAAGTATATAAGTTAA